The nucleotide window ACGCAGCTGGAAACAGCTGCGTTTTTTGTTTGCTGGTAATTTGCCACCGAGACTTTCGTTTCTTTTTCTTTTTCTTTTTCTTTTCCGGCGCATCTTTAGCGGCTCATCGCGTCTGTCCATCGCCAATGCAAGTCAGCTACCGACCCCAACGGCCCGGCGGTTCAATAGCCAGGCCATGAACCCAACAGCGGCAGCGCAGGGAAGATGTTTTCCAACAGTATTTTCAACCCTTTTCGACGCAGGCCCAGAGCCTTCTTTCGCAGAAACCCGCGTAATCCGTTTCCAGCCAGGGAGCTTCTTCATCAAACTGGGGAAAGAATCCACAATTTCATGAAAATGGGGATTGATTTCACATAAGCGCTTCAATATGTTCCGCTTCACCACGAAGCGATTATGACGCTTTGAAGTGGGGCTATAGCTCAGTTGGGAGAGCGCGTGAATGGCATTCACGAGGTCAGCGGTTCGATCCCGCTTAGCTCCACCATTTTTTCTTTTATCTGAATTTTCCCAACATTATCAATCGTTTAGACAGGCGTCAATTTTGACTGCGTATCCACGTTCGTACCCAGATTGCGTACCCATGTGGATAAATGCCAAGCCTCTCCTAGCGCTGTAAGTTCGAAGCATCCCGTTCCCTGCGCTGTCTGGCTCGAATGGTTGTGTTGCTCCCACATCTTCACCTTGATAGTGTGGAGCCGTTCGCTTCCACTCTCAGGCATCCCCATGATCCCCGATTATCAAACACTCATGCCGACCGTCTCGCCGCTCCGCCCCTCTGGGCCAAAACCGGCGGTGTTGCGTGGCTTCCTGTCCCTGTCAGGTCGAGGTTGTGGCCGGGGATGATCGTTTCTGTTTCTTCCGTCCGCTGACGCTGCTTCCCATCGATCTTGGGTCTTCCTCGCTTGATACCCTGTCGCCGGAGGAAATCGGCTGGCTTGATGCCTACCACGCCCGCGTCAGGCAGAGCTGATGGACGAGGTCAGTCCGGAGAGCCGGGTCTGGCTTGAAAGCACGACCCGCCCATTGCAGAGCTTCAGGCCGGAAGGA belongs to uncultured Cohaesibacter sp. and includes:
- a CDS encoding M24 family metallopeptidase C-terminal domain-containing protein yields the protein MASCPCQVEVVAGDDRFCFFRPLTLLPIDLGSSSLDTLSPEEIGWLDAYHARVRQS